From Catharus ustulatus isolate bCatUst1 chromosome 24, bCatUst1.pri.v2, whole genome shotgun sequence, the proteins below share one genomic window:
- the WNT4 gene encoding protein Wnt-4 isoform X2 — MCKRNLEVMDSVRRGAQLAIEECQYQFRNRRWNCSTLDTLPVFGKVVTQGTREAAFVYAISSAGVAFAVTRACSSGELDKCGCDRTVQGGSPQGFQWSGCSDNIAYGVAFSQSFVDIRERSKGASSNRALMNLHNNEAGRKAILNNMRVECKCHGVSGSCEFKTCWKAMPPFRKVGNVLKEKFDGATEVEQSEIGSTKVLVPKNSQFKPHTDEDLVYLDSSPDFCDHDLKNGVLGTSGRQCNKTSKAIDGCELMCCGRGFHTDEVEVVERCSCKFHWCCSVKCKPCHRVVEIHTCR, encoded by the exons ATGTGCAAGAGGAACCTGGAGGTGATGGACTCGGTGCGCCGCGGGGCCCAGCTGGCCATCGAGGAGTGCCAGTACCAGTTCCGCAACCGCCGCTGGAACTGCTCCACGCTGGACACCCTGCCCGTCTTCGGCAAGGTGGTGACACAAG GGACACGGGAGGCAGCGTTCGTCTATGCCATCTCCTCGGCTGGGGTGGCCTTCGCCGTGACCCGCGCCTGCAGCAGCGGCGAGCTGGACAAGTGCGGCTGTGACCGCACGGTGCAGGGGGGCAGCCCGCAGG GCTTCCAGTGGTCGGGCTGCTCCGATAACATCGCCTACGGCGTGGCGTTCTCGCAGTCCTTCGTCGACATCCGCGAGAGGAGCAAAGGGGCCTCTTCCAACAGAGCCTTGATGAACCTGCACAACAACGAGGCAGGGAGGAAG GCCATCCTGAACAACATGCGGGTGGAGTGTAAGTGCCACGGCGTGTCGGGCTCCTGTGAGTTCAAGACGTGCTGGAAAGCCATGCCCCCCTTCCGCAAAGTGGGCAACGTGCTCAAGGAGAAATTCGACGGAGCCACAGAGGTGGAACAGAGCGAGATTGGATCCACCAAAGTGCTGGTGCCCAAAAACTCCCAGTTCAAGCCACACACAGACGAGGACCTCGTCTACCTGGACTCCAGTCCCGACTTCTGTGACCACGACCTCAAGAACGGGGTGCTGGGCACCAGTGGGCGGCAGTGCAACAAGACCTCCAAGGCCATCGACGGCTGCGAGCTGATGTGCTGCGGCCGCGGCTTTCACACGGACGAAGTGGAGGTTGTGGAGAGGTGCAGCTGCAAATTCCACTGGTGCTGCTCTGTCAAGTGCAAACCCTGCCATCGGGTGGTGGAGATCCACACGTGCCGGTGA
- the WNT4 gene encoding protein Wnt-4 isoform X1 — translation MSPEYSLRSLLLIILATFSANASNWLYLAKLSSVGSISEEETCEKLKGLIQRQVQMCKRNLEVMDSVRRGAQLAIEECQYQFRNRRWNCSTLDTLPVFGKVVTQGTREAAFVYAISSAGVAFAVTRACSSGELDKCGCDRTVQGGSPQGFQWSGCSDNIAYGVAFSQSFVDIRERSKGASSNRALMNLHNNEAGRKAILNNMRVECKCHGVSGSCEFKTCWKAMPPFRKVGNVLKEKFDGATEVEQSEIGSTKVLVPKNSQFKPHTDEDLVYLDSSPDFCDHDLKNGVLGTSGRQCNKTSKAIDGCELMCCGRGFHTDEVEVVERCSCKFHWCCSVKCKPCHRVVEIHTCR, via the exons gtACCTGGCAAAGCTGTCTTCAGTGGGGAGCATCTCCGAGGAGGAGACCTGTGAGAAGCTGAAGGGTTTGATCCAGCGCCAGGTGCAGATGTGCAAGAGGAACCTGGAGGTGATGGACTCGGTGCGCCGCGGGGCCCAGCTGGCCATCGAGGAGTGCCAGTACCAGTTCCGCAACCGCCGCTGGAACTGCTCCACGCTGGACACCCTGCCCGTCTTCGGCAAGGTGGTGACACAAG GGACACGGGAGGCAGCGTTCGTCTATGCCATCTCCTCGGCTGGGGTGGCCTTCGCCGTGACCCGCGCCTGCAGCAGCGGCGAGCTGGACAAGTGCGGCTGTGACCGCACGGTGCAGGGGGGCAGCCCGCAGG GCTTCCAGTGGTCGGGCTGCTCCGATAACATCGCCTACGGCGTGGCGTTCTCGCAGTCCTTCGTCGACATCCGCGAGAGGAGCAAAGGGGCCTCTTCCAACAGAGCCTTGATGAACCTGCACAACAACGAGGCAGGGAGGAAG GCCATCCTGAACAACATGCGGGTGGAGTGTAAGTGCCACGGCGTGTCGGGCTCCTGTGAGTTCAAGACGTGCTGGAAAGCCATGCCCCCCTTCCGCAAAGTGGGCAACGTGCTCAAGGAGAAATTCGACGGAGCCACAGAGGTGGAACAGAGCGAGATTGGATCCACCAAAGTGCTGGTGCCCAAAAACTCCCAGTTCAAGCCACACACAGACGAGGACCTCGTCTACCTGGACTCCAGTCCCGACTTCTGTGACCACGACCTCAAGAACGGGGTGCTGGGCACCAGTGGGCGGCAGTGCAACAAGACCTCCAAGGCCATCGACGGCTGCGAGCTGATGTGCTGCGGCCGCGGCTTTCACACGGACGAAGTGGAGGTTGTGGAGAGGTGCAGCTGCAAATTCCACTGGTGCTGCTCTGTCAAGTGCAAACCCTGCCATCGGGTGGTGGAGATCCACACGTGCCGGTGA